Proteins found in one Planctomycetota bacterium genomic segment:
- a CDS encoding Tm-1-like ATP-binding domain-containing protein, whose translation MPEGAPIIVLIGTLDTKGREIAYLRDRIREHGLGTLVLDSGILGGPVDIVPDIPREEVARASGSDLEKIRHAGSRGAAVEQMMKGVAATCARLHQEGRLHGVVSLGGAEGAVMAAAAMQVLPVGVPKLIVTPLASGRRVFHPFVGIRDIMVMHSVIDILGINQVSRLIFDQAAGAIAGAVKGMAEASRRAPAAAGERRKVVALTMLGNTTKAVEHIKPRLEARGFEPIIFHSNGVGGAAMEEMIREGRVDAVIDYTTDELTDHLVGGFHDAGPRRLEAAGERGLPQVVVPACVDFFVQGPRNAIPDKWKDRKAYYHNPSFTLLRTSREEMLEVARIMARKLNAARGPVAVAIPTAGLSIPNKPGGEFWDPEGDARFRQELKRNLRPEIRVVEVDGHANDPAFAEKVLELFLETVR comes from the coding sequence ATGCCGGAAGGCGCGCCGATCATCGTCCTCATCGGAACCCTCGACACGAAGGGACGTGAGATCGCCTACCTGCGCGACCGCATCCGCGAGCACGGCCTGGGGACCCTCGTTCTGGACTCCGGCATCCTCGGCGGACCGGTGGACATCGTCCCCGACATCCCGCGGGAGGAGGTCGCCCGCGCCTCCGGTTCCGACCTCGAGAAGATCCGCCACGCGGGCAGCCGCGGGGCCGCCGTCGAGCAGATGATGAAGGGCGTGGCGGCCACCTGCGCCAGGCTCCACCAGGAGGGCCGCCTTCACGGAGTCGTCAGCCTGGGCGGCGCGGAGGGCGCCGTCATGGCCGCCGCCGCGATGCAGGTCCTCCCCGTGGGCGTCCCCAAGCTCATCGTCACGCCCCTGGCTTCCGGCCGGCGCGTCTTCCATCCCTTCGTCGGCATCCGCGACATCATGGTCATGCACTCGGTGATCGACATCCTGGGCATCAACCAGGTGAGCCGGCTCATCTTCGACCAGGCCGCCGGGGCCATCGCCGGAGCGGTCAAGGGCATGGCCGAGGCCTCGCGCCGCGCCCCCGCGGCCGCCGGGGAACGCCGCAAAGTAGTGGCGCTCACCATGCTCGGCAACACCACCAAGGCCGTCGAGCACATCAAGCCCAGGCTCGAAGCCCGCGGGTTCGAACCCATCATCTTCCATTCCAACGGCGTCGGCGGCGCGGCGATGGAGGAGATGATCCGCGAGGGACGCGTGGACGCCGTCATCGACTACACCACCGACGAGCTGACCGATCACCTCGTGGGCGGCTTCCACGACGCGGGCCCCCGGCGCCTCGAGGCCGCCGGAGAGCGCGGCCTTCCCCAGGTGGTCGTCCCCGCCTGCGTGGACTTTTTCGTCCAGGGACCCCGCAACGCCATCCCCGACAAGTGGAAGGACCGGAAGGCCTATTACCACAACCCGAGCTTCACGCTGCTGCGGACGAGCCGGGAGGAGATGCTCGAGGTCGCGCGGATCATGGCCCGCAAGCTCAACGCCGCGCGCGGGCCGGTCGCCGTGGCGATTCCCACGGCGGGGCTTTCCATCCCCAACAAACCCGGCGGGGAATTCTGGGATCCCGAGGGGGACGCCCGCTTTCGCCAGGAGCTCAAGCGAAACCTTCGCCCGGAGATCCGGGTCGTCGAGGTCGACGGCCACGCCAACGACCCCGCCTTCGCCGAGAAGGTGCTCGAACTTTTTCTGGAAACCGTGCGATAG
- a CDS encoding creatininase family protein, with the protein MAFNPVSWCLADLCVPDVQEYLKEKDIILIPIGSIEQHGLHLPLVTDAAQGLEIARRAAAKARVLYTPVVWFGYSPHHLGRVGEGTGTITLRASTLHAVLYDIVRSLIHSGFKKFVIVNNQGSNIKVMDPILRKLHYDTGAFICMSKLYAERYIGIIKEVMENPPEETPGWHSSELETSQMLAYNEKLVRMERAKKELAHAPKWLPPSFQKNDGMPEVKFKGYEYFVFPMEHRDFSDTGTIGNPLRATREKGEKTYELYSDHLAEALKEFEKVKVELKPGVQEFVDRAL; encoded by the coding sequence ATGGCGTTCAATCCGGTCTCGTGGTGTCTGGCGGACCTCTGCGTCCCCGACGTGCAGGAGTATCTCAAGGAGAAGGACATCATCCTCATCCCCATCGGCTCGATCGAGCAGCACGGCCTGCATCTGCCGCTGGTGACCGATGCGGCCCAGGGACTCGAAATCGCCCGGCGCGCCGCCGCCAAGGCCCGCGTCCTGTACACCCCGGTCGTCTGGTTCGGCTACTCGCCCCACCACCTCGGCCGCGTCGGCGAAGGGACCGGAACGATCACCCTGCGCGCCTCCACCCTGCATGCGGTCCTGTACGACATCGTCCGCAGCCTCATCCACTCGGGCTTCAAGAAGTTCGTCATCGTCAACAACCAGGGCTCCAACATCAAGGTGATGGATCCCATCCTCCGCAAGCTCCACTACGACACGGGGGCCTTCATCTGCATGAGCAAGCTCTACGCCGAGCGGTACATCGGCATCATCAAGGAAGTCATGGAGAATCCGCCGGAGGAAACGCCCGGATGGCACTCCAGCGAGCTTGAGACGTCCCAGATGCTGGCCTACAACGAGAAGCTCGTGCGCATGGAGCGCGCGAAGAAGGAGCTGGCCCACGCCCCCAAGTGGCTGCCCCCCTCCTTCCAGAAGAACGACGGCATGCCGGAAGTGAAATTCAAGGGCTACGAGTACTTCGTCTTCCCCATGGAGCACCGGGACTTCTCCGACACGGGCACGATCGGCAACCCCCTCCGGGCCACCCGGGAAAAGGGCGAAAAAACCTACGAGCTTTATTCCGACCACCTCGCCGAGGCGCTCAAGGAATTCGAGAAGGTCAAGGTGGAGCTCAAGCCGGGCGTCCAGGAATTCGTGGACCGGGCGCTGTAA
- a CDS encoding FAD-binding oxidoreductase — MSPRILARDVLLSEVADVVGDGDVTVREVDRLAYAQDYFWLGQMWMDRGEEPARPDLVCYPESTEEVSRLLKIATRHRVPVIPYGGGSGTQGGVVPLYGGIVLDLKKMNRIVRLDEQSLTVRAQAGINVMHLEEALNRRGLTWAHYPASGPVATLGGCIAARGTGTISTKYGKAEDMVVALQVVLADGRVLETLPTPNHACGPGLLQLFVGSEGTLGVITEAVVRLDPLPPVRRFRGYLFEDLRNALEAGRRIMVRRLHPCTLRLYDPPSTKKFVKRVLHLDVEGSFLITGCDGEPEMVDLEERLIHEICTGLGGKDAGREAGEHWWAHRYDFYYPPFAPALPTLFGTVESTTTFDRIYELYLAKKKAIEEGFKEWQAHYTGHFSHWYPWGTMVYDRFYIEKPPQDAREALLLHNRVWATAARTNLAHGGTLNDHHGIGFKLGWLMPEQYGAGWEALCRIKDALDPLGIMNPGKLGFGPPKA; from the coding sequence ATGTCCCCCCGAATCCTGGCCCGGGACGTCCTTCTCAGCGAAGTGGCCGACGTGGTCGGCGACGGCGACGTCACTGTCCGCGAGGTGGACCGGCTGGCCTACGCTCAGGACTACTTCTGGCTGGGCCAGATGTGGATGGACCGGGGCGAGGAGCCCGCGCGGCCCGACCTCGTCTGCTACCCCGAGTCCACCGAAGAGGTCAGCCGCCTCCTCAAGATCGCCACGCGCCACCGCGTTCCGGTCATCCCCTACGGCGGCGGCAGCGGCACCCAGGGAGGCGTGGTCCCGCTCTACGGCGGAATCGTGCTCGACCTCAAGAAAATGAACCGCATCGTGCGGCTCGACGAACAGTCCCTCACCGTCCGCGCCCAGGCCGGCATCAACGTGATGCACCTCGAGGAGGCGCTCAACCGGCGCGGACTCACCTGGGCGCACTACCCCGCCTCCGGTCCCGTGGCCACTCTCGGCGGCTGCATCGCCGCCCGCGGAACGGGCACGATCTCCACGAAGTACGGCAAGGCGGAGGACATGGTCGTGGCGCTCCAGGTCGTGCTGGCCGACGGCCGCGTTCTGGAGACGCTTCCCACGCCCAACCACGCCTGCGGACCCGGGCTCCTGCAGCTTTTCGTGGGCTCCGAAGGGACGCTCGGCGTCATCACCGAGGCGGTCGTGCGCCTGGATCCGCTGCCGCCCGTGCGGCGCTTCCGGGGGTACCTCTTCGAGGACCTGCGCAACGCGCTGGAGGCCGGGCGCCGCATCATGGTCCGGCGCCTGCATCCGTGCACCCTGCGCCTGTACGACCCGCCGTCGACCAAAAAATTCGTCAAGCGGGTCCTCCATCTCGACGTCGAGGGCTCTTTCCTCATCACCGGCTGCGACGGAGAGCCGGAGATGGTGGACCTCGAAGAGCGGCTGATCCACGAGATCTGCACGGGCCTCGGAGGCAAGGACGCCGGCCGCGAGGCCGGCGAGCACTGGTGGGCCCACCGGTACGACTTCTACTACCCGCCCTTCGCTCCGGCGCTTCCCACCCTCTTCGGAACCGTCGAGAGCACCACGACGTTCGACCGCATCTACGAGCTCTACCTTGCCAAGAAGAAGGCGATCGAGGAAGGATTCAAGGAGTGGCAGGCCCATTACACGGGCCACTTCTCCCACTGGTATCCGTGGGGCACGATGGTGTACGATCGCTTCTACATCGAGAAGCCCCCGCAGGACGCCCGGGAGGCGCTCCTCCTGCACAACCGCGTCTGGGCCACGGCCGCCCGCACGAACCTGGCGCACGGCGGCACGCTCAACGACCACCACGGGATCGGCTTCAAGCTGGGATGGCTCATGCCCGAACAGTACGGCGCGGGGTGGGAGGCGCTGTGCCGCATCAAGGACGCCCTCGACCCCCTCGGGATCATGAACCCCGGCAAGCTCGGCTTCGGACCTCCCAAGGCTTGA
- a CDS encoding (Fe-S)-binding protein — protein sequence MPFTEDDYRTAVRSCRFCPMCHHADLVTTLTRRETTSPRGRGLTLFALEQGKLSWDASVADVLYRFTADGLSRHVCAGHINHDEMVIEGRRRVASAGAAPEAVGRVRANIEKTGNPWGEADPGPERALGIKARRRDAAVLVVLGPAARVRRPEAARAFGRLLERAGLVPAVLDEEGDPGLLLYQLGLPEPAHAAARTLAEKIRASGAREVVTPDPDVYRTLTAGFGDFPGLGKAAAVRHAAEFLETLAREGRLKFRPPAAKTAYHDPCALARFSPLIAPPRALIKAVSGRDPLELPWNREAAACSGECGGLPFTYPDLARAAAERRAAQARETGAEVLITAGPGTAHHLAQAGGGFAKDLTEWTAECLVG from the coding sequence ATGCCTTTCACCGAGGACGATTACAGGACGGCGGTCCGGTCCTGCCGCTTCTGTCCGATGTGCCACCACGCGGACCTCGTGACGACGCTCACGCGCCGCGAAACCACCTCGCCCCGCGGGCGGGGGCTGACGCTCTTCGCCCTGGAGCAGGGCAAGCTCTCCTGGGACGCGTCCGTCGCGGACGTCCTCTACCGCTTCACCGCCGACGGCCTCTCCCGCCACGTCTGCGCCGGGCACATCAACCACGACGAGATGGTGATCGAGGGGCGGCGTCGCGTGGCCTCCGCGGGAGCGGCCCCCGAGGCGGTCGGGCGCGTCCGGGCCAACATCGAAAAAACCGGCAATCCCTGGGGCGAAGCGGATCCGGGCCCCGAACGGGCCCTGGGCATCAAGGCGCGCCGCCGGGACGCCGCGGTCCTCGTCGTGCTCGGACCGGCGGCGCGCGTGCGCCGTCCCGAAGCGGCCCGCGCCTTCGGACGCCTCCTCGAGCGCGCGGGCCTCGTCCCCGCCGTGCTCGACGAGGAGGGCGATCCCGGCCTCCTTCTCTATCAGCTCGGTTTGCCCGAGCCGGCGCACGCCGCGGCCCGAACGCTGGCGGAGAAAATCCGCGCCTCCGGGGCCCGCGAGGTCGTCACCCCCGACCCCGACGTCTACCGGACGCTGACGGCGGGCTTCGGCGATTTTCCCGGCCTCGGCAAGGCCGCCGCGGTCCGGCACGCCGCGGAATTCCTGGAGACGCTCGCGCGGGAGGGCCGCCTCAAGTTCCGGCCGCCCGCCGCGAAGACGGCCTACCACGATCCGTGCGCGCTGGCCCGGTTTTCGCCCTTGATCGCGCCGCCGCGCGCGCTGATCAAGGCCGTTTCGGGCCGGGATCCCCTGGAGCTTCCCTGGAACCGCGAGGCGGCCGCCTGCTCCGGCGAGTGCGGCGGCCTTCCCTTCACGTACCCGGATCTGGCCCGCGCGGCCGCCGAGCGGCGCGCGGCCCAGGCGCGCGAGACCGGCGCCGAGGTCCTCATCACGGCCGGTCCCGGGACCGCGCACCACCTGGCGCAGGCCGGCGGAGGGTTCGCGAAAGATTTGACGGAATGGACGGCGGAGTGTCTAGTGGGATAA
- a CDS encoding sugar phosphate isomerase/epimerase: MKIASHHWMRMVDPLEKVFARLARCGYDAIELSGEPHKPGYSVPEIKNLMEKYKIEVWGAVTLMVQGRDLVSHLPEVRAKSIQYCIDILDWLKPLGGKEITVVPGEVGRIKSVADPDDEWRWGVEAMRKIAAHARELKIKVAIEPLNRFETNFINNHKQALLLAQEAGDDVGVCLDAFHINIEEEDPVAAIKAVGKKLYDFHVADTNRRPPGQGHHDWDAILGAIAKTGYEGCLTNEFVIPDDRTPLNPSKGDPAALKGMTPEEIKFYVDHAMAVLNDEEYEKHVRATGDFLNRWLRKHGLKGGGGAPAPKKKARPAAAKSRRR, from the coding sequence ATGAAAATCGCCAGCCACCATTGGATGCGCATGGTCGACCCGCTCGAGAAGGTTTTCGCGCGCCTGGCCCGCTGCGGCTACGACGCCATCGAGCTCAGCGGCGAACCCCATAAGCCGGGCTACTCGGTGCCCGAAATCAAGAACCTGATGGAGAAGTACAAGATCGAGGTCTGGGGCGCCGTCACCCTCATGGTCCAGGGCCGCGACCTCGTCAGCCATCTGCCCGAAGTCCGCGCCAAGAGCATCCAGTACTGCATCGACATCCTCGACTGGCTGAAGCCCCTCGGCGGCAAGGAAATCACGGTCGTCCCCGGCGAGGTCGGCCGCATCAAGTCCGTGGCCGACCCCGACGACGAGTGGAGGTGGGGCGTCGAAGCGATGCGCAAGATCGCCGCGCACGCGCGCGAGCTCAAGATCAAGGTCGCCATCGAGCCCCTGAACCGCTTCGAGACGAACTTCATCAACAACCACAAGCAGGCGCTCCTCCTGGCCCAGGAGGCCGGAGACGACGTGGGCGTCTGCCTGGACGCCTTCCACATCAACATCGAAGAAGAGGACCCGGTCGCCGCCATCAAGGCCGTGGGCAAGAAGCTCTACGACTTCCACGTGGCCGACACGAACCGCCGCCCCCCCGGCCAGGGACACCACGACTGGGACGCGATCCTCGGCGCCATCGCCAAGACCGGCTACGAAGGATGCCTCACCAACGAGTTCGTGATCCCCGACGACCGGACGCCGCTCAATCCCTCGAAGGGAGATCCCGCCGCGCTCAAAGGGATGACGCCGGAGGAGATCAAGTTCTACGTGGACCATGCGATGGCGGTCCTGAACGACGAGGAGTACGAAAAGCACGTCCGCGCCACGGGCGACTTCCTGAACCGCTGGCTCCGCAAACACGGCCTCAAGGGCGGCGGCGGCGCGCCGGCGCCGAAGAAGAAGGCCCGGCCGGCGGCCGCGAAGTCCCGGAGGCGGTAG
- a CDS encoding DUF1080 domain-containing protein translates to MRRRAAAFGALLAAACSVSPEEPGWRDLFNGRDLEGWEVVGTAVWRVEDGEIVGGQEGDPRRSGLLVTRETFGDFELSLEFKIDEHGKYNSGVYLRHPPGRAARAGYQVNIGRGAAGEYCGGLFLKDWLAKGDEHDRIRRPGDWNRLFIRARGPRITVRLNGVEVVDYTDPAPEPRLLEPGAIALQTYGAEGHAGWVRFRRLRIRPLPPPG, encoded by the coding sequence GTGAGGCGGCGCGCGGCGGCCTTCGGAGCGCTCCTGGCGGCGGCCTGCTCGGTCTCCCCGGAGGAGCCCGGCTGGCGGGATCTCTTCAACGGCCGCGATCTCGAAGGCTGGGAGGTCGTGGGCACGGCCGTCTGGCGCGTGGAAGACGGCGAAATCGTCGGCGGCCAGGAGGGCGACCCGCGCCGGTCGGGGCTCCTGGTCACCCGCGAGACCTTCGGCGACTTCGAGCTGTCGCTCGAATTCAAGATCGACGAGCACGGAAAGTACAACAGCGGCGTCTACCTGCGCCACCCGCCCGGCCGCGCCGCGCGGGCGGGTTATCAGGTCAACATCGGTCGCGGCGCCGCCGGCGAATACTGCGGCGGGCTCTTCCTCAAGGACTGGCTGGCCAAGGGGGACGAACACGACCGGATCCGCCGGCCCGGGGACTGGAACCGGCTCTTCATCCGCGCCCGGGGACCCCGCATCACGGTTCGCCTGAACGGCGTCGAGGTCGTGGACTACACGGATCCCGCTCCCGAGCCGAGGCTTCTGGAACCCGGGGCGATCGCGCTTCAGACCTACGGCGCGGAGGGGCACGCCGGCTGGGTGCGGTTCCGCCGCCTCCGCATCCGCCCGCTTCCCCCGCCGGGCTAA
- a CDS encoding Gfo/Idh/MocA family oxidoreductase has protein sequence MGARKVRVAIVGLGFGAEFIPIYQNHPDAELVAVCQRNPKRLAEIADAFKVPRRYEDYRALLRDRDVDAVHINTPIPDHGWMSIAGLEAGKHVMCTVPMATSSAECRRIVELQKKTGLTYMMAETVVYAREFLFVRELALRGDLGKIQFVQASHQQDMDGWPNYWPGLPPMWYATHCVGPCLGLLRSEAEAVSCFGSGTIRPELVRRYNSPFAVETCHIKFRESDLSARIYRSLFDTARQYRESFDVYGSKKSFEWPLIEGEDPVIHTAKKPEPEIPERVKVPDFAHLLPEGIRRFTTQGVYDSKENRHLSFIQGSGHGGSHPHLAHEFVRAVVEGRDPYPNAVESANITMVGILAHQSALLGGKVLRMPAWTLRKGGKAARVRKARSAKARARG, from the coding sequence ATGGGCGCCAGGAAAGTCAGGGTCGCGATCGTCGGGCTGGGCTTCGGGGCCGAGTTCATCCCGATTTACCAGAATCATCCGGACGCGGAGCTGGTGGCGGTGTGCCAGCGCAACCCGAAGCGCCTGGCGGAGATCGCCGACGCCTTCAAGGTTCCCCGGCGCTACGAGGACTACCGGGCGCTCCTCCGGGACCGCGACGTGGACGCCGTCCACATCAACACCCCTATTCCGGACCACGGCTGGATGTCGATCGCCGGCCTGGAGGCCGGCAAGCACGTGATGTGCACCGTGCCCATGGCGACGTCGTCGGCCGAATGCCGCCGGATCGTGGAGCTCCAGAAGAAGACGGGCCTGACGTACATGATGGCCGAAACCGTGGTCTACGCCCGCGAGTTTCTCTTCGTCCGCGAGCTCGCCCTTCGCGGGGACCTCGGCAAGATCCAGTTCGTCCAGGCCTCGCATCAGCAGGACATGGACGGATGGCCGAATTACTGGCCGGGGCTGCCGCCGATGTGGTACGCGACCCACTGCGTGGGGCCCTGCCTGGGGCTCCTGCGCTCGGAGGCGGAGGCGGTTTCCTGTTTCGGCTCGGGGACGATCCGGCCGGAGCTCGTGCGCCGCTACAACTCCCCCTTCGCCGTCGAAACCTGCCACATCAAGTTCCGCGAGAGCGACCTGTCCGCCCGGATCTACCGCTCGCTGTTCGACACGGCCCGCCAGTACCGCGAGAGCTTCGACGTCTACGGGTCGAAGAAATCCTTCGAATGGCCGCTCATCGAGGGCGAAGATCCGGTGATCCATACCGCCAAGAAGCCGGAGCCTGAAATTCCCGAGCGCGTCAAGGTGCCGGATTTCGCGCATCTGCTGCCCGAAGGCATCCGGCGCTTCACGACGCAGGGAGTCTACGATTCCAAGGAAAACCGGCATCTCTCGTTCATCCAGGGTTCCGGGCACGGCGGCTCGCACCCGCATCTGGCGCACGAGTTCGTCCGCGCGGTCGTCGAGGGACGGGATCCCTATCCGAACGCGGTGGAGTCCGCCAACATCACGATGGTGGGGATCCTGGCGCACCAGTCGGCGCTTCTGGGCGGGAAGGTGCTCCGGATGCCGGCCTGGACGCTGCGGAAGGGCGGGAAGGCCGCGCGCGTCCGGAAGGCGCGTTCCGCGAAAGCCCGCGCCCGGGGTTAG
- a CDS encoding DNA-binding transcriptional regulator, translated as MRRRRAVALLVETSNAYARGVLAGIVAYVRGHEPWSLHLPELGRGDTPPAWLARWRGDGIIARIETPEIARAVARTGLPVVDVSAGRHLPSAPWVETDDREIARLAVEHLLERGFRTLGYCGDPRFNWSRWREEHFARRAAEAGVEVRLYRSRSPAPDRERRELGEWARRLPKPAGVLACYDIMAQRLLDACRDAGVAVPDEVAVLGVDDDPLLCDLASPPLSSVIPNTRRTGYEAAALLARLMSGERVPPRAVLVPPLGIHTRHSTDVLALEDREIAAAVRFIREHACDGATVADLLKAVPLSRRVLESRYRKATGRTPHQDLLRIRIERVQQLLVETDHSLERIASLAGFNHPEYMSVAFKRETGMTPGRYRRRARPKD; from the coding sequence ATGCGCCGCCGCCGCGCCGTCGCGCTGCTCGTCGAAACCTCGAACGCCTACGCCCGGGGGGTGCTGGCGGGGATCGTGGCCTACGTGCGGGGCCACGAACCCTGGTCGCTTCACCTTCCGGAACTGGGCCGCGGGGACACGCCGCCCGCCTGGCTGGCCCGCTGGCGGGGGGACGGCATCATCGCCCGGATCGAAACGCCCGAAATCGCCCGGGCGGTGGCCCGCACGGGGCTTCCGGTCGTGGATGTGAGCGCCGGGCGCCACCTTCCCTCGGCGCCGTGGGTCGAGACCGACGACCGGGAGATCGCGCGCCTGGCGGTCGAACACCTCCTGGAGCGCGGGTTCCGGACGCTGGGCTACTGCGGCGATCCCCGCTTCAACTGGTCGCGCTGGCGGGAGGAGCATTTCGCGCGCCGGGCGGCCGAGGCCGGCGTCGAGGTGCGCCTCTACCGCTCCCGCTCCCCGGCGCCCGACCGCGAGCGCCGGGAGCTCGGGGAGTGGGCCCGGCGGCTGCCCAAGCCCGCCGGGGTCCTGGCCTGCTACGACATCATGGCGCAGCGGCTGCTGGACGCCTGCCGCGACGCCGGCGTCGCCGTGCCCGACGAAGTGGCCGTCCTCGGCGTGGACGACGATCCGCTCCTCTGCGACCTGGCTTCGCCTCCGCTTTCGAGCGTCATTCCCAACACGCGCCGCACGGGGTACGAGGCGGCGGCGCTCCTGGCGCGCCTGATGTCCGGGGAGCGCGTGCCCCCCCGGGCGGTGCTCGTGCCGCCCCTCGGAATCCACACCCGCCACTCCACCGACGTTCTGGCCCTCGAGGATCGGGAGATCGCCGCGGCCGTCCGCTTCATCCGCGAACACGCCTGCGACGGGGCGACGGTCGCCGATCTGCTCAAAGCGGTGCCGCTTTCACGGCGGGTGCTGGAGAGCCGCTACCGGAAGGCGACGGGGCGGACCCCCCACCAGGATCTCCTGCGGATCCGGATCGAGCGCGTCCAGCAGCTCCTGGTGGAGACGGACCATTCCCTCGAACGGATCGCGTCTCTGGCCGGCTTCAATCATCCGGAATACATGAGCGTGGCGTTCAAGCGCGAAACGGGGATGACGCCCGGCCGCTACCGGCGCCGCGCCCGCCCGAAGGACTGA
- a CDS encoding alpha/beta hydrolase has product MEVAVRGTRLHYEVFGEAGPGILFSHGLGGTRHQWRAVAQILAGSCRVVTTDLRGHGDSARPAGPYSVKGWAEDLAEVARAAGLERYVAVGASVGGPIVLQLAADRPDRVRAAVSVGGFAALPPAGRERMLQRAAAVEAQGLAAVADAVVAAQLSPQTHAASPALAAHVRAALLGNDPAAYAAAARAVAEADVTNAARTLACPVLLVWGVEEKVAPFPVQAALKRLIPHAALRAIPGAGHLPFLERPQEFAAALQEFLAGLAE; this is encoded by the coding sequence ATGGAAGTCGCCGTCCGCGGAACGCGCCTGCACTACGAAGTCTTCGGAGAGGCCGGTCCGGGAATCCTTTTCTCGCACGGGCTGGGGGGCACGCGCCATCAGTGGCGGGCCGTCGCGCAGATCCTGGCGGGCTCGTGTCGCGTCGTCACCACAGACCTGCGGGGCCACGGCGACTCGGCCAGGCCCGCGGGTCCTTACTCCGTGAAGGGCTGGGCGGAGGATCTCGCGGAGGTGGCGCGGGCGGCGGGGCTCGAACGGTACGTGGCGGTGGGAGCCTCCGTGGGGGGACCCATCGTCCTTCAGCTGGCGGCGGACCGCCCCGACCGGGTGCGCGCGGCGGTGAGCGTCGGAGGCTTCGCGGCGCTCCCGCCGGCCGGCCGGGAGCGGATGCTTCAGCGGGCCGCGGCCGTGGAAGCGCAGGGTCTGGCGGCGGTGGCCGACGCGGTCGTCGCGGCGCAGCTTTCGCCCCAGACGCACGCCGCCTCGCCCGCCCTGGCGGCCCACGTGCGGGCGGCGCTTCTCGGCAACGATCCGGCCGCCTACGCGGCGGCCGCCCGCGCCGTCGCGGAGGCCGACGTGACGAACGCCGCCCGGACGCTCGCCTGCCCGGTGCTTCTGGTCTGGGGCGTCGAGGAGAAGGTGGCGCCCTTTCCCGTCCAGGCCGCGCTCAAGCGCCTGATCCCCCACGCCGCGCTGCGGGCGATTCCAGGGGCGGGGCATCTTCCCTTTCTCGAACGCCCGCAGGAATTCGCCGCGGCGCTTCAGGAGTTCCTGGCCGGGCTGGCGGAATGA